A genomic stretch from Dissulfurispira thermophila includes:
- a CDS encoding MinD/ParA family protein, protein MIEDKKQKAEDRIRYTTDLQRIIAVSSGKGGVGKTNFVANLALFYASLNKRVLVLDADLGLSNIDVLFGIAPKYNLKHVLLGEKKIKDIIVTGPLGIMILPASSGIRELTKLTDKHRLKLVSELDEFDIPFDIFLIDTGAGISDNVLFFCSAAQETIVVVTSEPTSIADAYALIKVLSRDFQERHFRILVNTARSEKEAFDTFRKLAIVADKFLGLSIDYLGYLPFDPHVKDAIIAQKGFIAMYPNSNFAKRLAGIGKKVLDNPLSEVKGNIQFFLKKALRVG, encoded by the coding sequence ATGATAGAAGACAAAAAACAGAAGGCAGAAGACAGGATTAGATATACTACAGATTTGCAGCGGATAATTGCTGTCTCAAGCGGAAAAGGCGGTGTTGGAAAAACAAACTTTGTAGCCAATCTTGCCTTATTTTATGCAAGTCTTAACAAGAGAGTGCTTGTGCTTGATGCTGATTTAGGATTGAGCAATATAGATGTTCTGTTTGGCATAGCCCCAAAATATAATCTCAAACATGTACTATTAGGAGAGAAGAAGATAAAAGATATTATAGTGACAGGACCTCTTGGAATAATGATACTGCCGGCGAGTTCCGGTATTAGAGAGCTTACAAAGCTCACAGATAAACACAGACTAAAGCTTGTTTCTGAACTTGATGAATTTGATATACCGTTTGATATATTTCTTATTGATACAGGTGCAGGCATATCGGACAATGTGCTGTTTTTCTGTAGTGCTGCACAAGAGACAATAGTAGTTGTAACCTCAGAACCAACATCTATAGCTGATGCATATGCTTTGATAAAGGTGCTTTCAAGGGATTTTCAAGAAAGACATTTCAGAATCCTTGTCAATACAGCACGTTCAGAGAAAGAGGCATTTGATACATTTAGAAAATTGGCAATAGTTGCAGATAAGTTTCTTGGTCTATCTATAGATTATCTTGGTTACCTGCCTTTTGATCCACATGTGAAGGATGCAATAATTGCTCAGAAGGGTTTTATTGCAATGTATCCAAACAGCAACTTTGCAAAAAGGCTGGCAGGTATAGGCAAGAAGGTGCTTGATAATCCACTCAGTGAGGTAAAGGGCAATATACAGTTTTTCTTGAAAAAGGCACTGAGAGTTGGCTAA
- a CDS encoding AAA family ATPase gives MKIKKFVGRSFKEALEIVKKELGPDAIILSSKSVKTGPFGIVNKDAVEVTAAIDDSESVSVDISKPTGEVFSGVEEILKEIRGLRDEMGFLKETLRPIVPTLRIGKDKKGLFNLLVKQGVDTQFAIILLERSHDSLDSLKGAIKKDLKIQGMSSAEESGLIFLGPPGVGKTTTMSKVAHLLALKKKQVNLISLDDNRIGSIAYMKELSKQIKCPLKVIRNVSDLPKIVYREMGRGPILIDTPGYEYKEILEDIKDIFPSGFPMKKCFLIDASMDTQAALKAWQRCNTEMIDSIGFTKLDMATQYGNLYNLSLLTSRPLSFVATGPDIPDDIRIPTPEFLAGLIVGGV, from the coding sequence ATGAAAATCAAGAAATTTGTTGGTCGTAGTTTTAAAGAAGCCCTTGAAATCGTGAAAAAAGAACTCGGACCAGATGCGATAATACTTTCAAGTAAGTCAGTAAAGACAGGGCCTTTCGGGATTGTTAACAAGGATGCTGTAGAAGTTACTGCTGCTATTGATGATTCAGAAAGTGTATCTGTTGATATATCTAAGCCAACTGGCGAGGTGTTTTCTGGTGTCGAAGAGATTTTAAAAGAGATAAGAGGACTTAGGGATGAAATGGGTTTTTTAAAGGAGACATTGCGCCCGATAGTGCCTACATTGAGGATTGGAAAGGATAAAAAGGGACTATTCAATCTCCTTGTAAAGCAAGGCGTTGATACACAGTTTGCTATAATTTTACTTGAAAGGTCACATGATTCCCTTGATAGTCTCAAGGGGGCGATAAAAAAAGACTTGAAGATACAGGGTATGTCTTCTGCAGAAGAGAGCGGACTTATATTTCTTGGTCCACCCGGTGTCGGCAAGACTACTACCATGTCAAAGGTTGCTCATTTGCTTGCATTAAAAAAGAAGCAGGTAAATCTTATTTCACTCGATGATAACCGGATTGGTTCTATAGCATATATGAAGGAACTTTCTAAACAGATAAAGTGTCCATTGAAGGTCATAAGAAATGTGAGTGATCTGCCAAAGATTGTTTATCGCGAGATGGGAAGAGGTCCTATTCTTATTGATACACCTGGCTATGAATATAAAGAAATACTTGAGGACATAAAGGATATATTCCCTTCAGGATTTCCTATGAAAAAATGCTTTCTCATTGATGCATCTATGGATACACAGGCAGCCCTCAAGGCATGGCAAAGATGCAATACCGAAATGATTGATTCTATCGGTTTTACAAAGCTAGATATGGCGACACAATATGGAAATCTTTATAATCTTTCGCTGCTCACAAGTCGGCCATTATCTTTTGTTGCAACAGGTCCGGACATTCCTGATGATATAAGGATTCCTACTCCTGAATTTCTTGCAGGTCTGATTGTTGGAGGTGTTTAA
- the flhA gene encoding flagellar biosynthesis protein FlhA: protein MLDRLLRQSDFVLAIGIVMILGLMIIPMPPILLDISLSFSITLSVVVLLVSAYIFKPLDFSVFPSILLISTLFRLSLNIAATRLILMRGDMGTEAAGKVIKSFGEFVVGGNFIVGFVIFFILIIINFVVITKGAGRIAEVSARFTLDAMPGKQMSIDADLNAGLIDETEARRRRQEISREADFYGAMDGASKFVRGDAIAAIIIMVINIIGGFLIGVLQKGMPLADAAKTYTILTIGDGLVAQIPALITSTAAGIIVSRAATEANLGAEVVKQLLVNPKALGTAAGILAFFGLIPGLPHVPFLMLATITGTGAYFLSKAVKGEEVATPAPEEAMPPETLESLLPLDPLALEIGYGLIPLVEEGGPLLTRIKAIRKQMVTDMGFIVPPVHIKDNLSLKPNQYSILIKGVEVASAEVMVNKYLAIASGAERTKVEGIPTKDPTFGLPALWIDERDVERAQLSGYTVVDVPSAITTHLTEVIRNYAHELLGKQDVQKLLDNLSKTQPKVVEDLVPNLLNLGAVQKVLQNLLRERVCIRDLQTILETLSDYANVTKDTDVLTEYVRQALARSITKQLQNPDGSVSVILIDPRVERLIIEAVQTTPQGSYLALDPVITDKVIEGIRRSFEEGIQKGYQPVLLCSPAIRRFVKKLSERVSSSIMVVSHGEIAQGTKVYSIGTIKIE, encoded by the coding sequence ATGCTTGATAGACTTTTAAGACAAAGCGATTTTGTGCTGGCAATTGGTATTGTCATGATACTTGGTCTGATGATAATACCCATGCCTCCAATATTGCTTGATATATCGCTTTCTTTCAGTATCACACTTTCTGTTGTAGTACTTTTAGTTTCTGCATATATCTTTAAGCCTCTTGATTTTTCAGTATTCCCTTCTATTCTCCTTATATCAACACTATTCAGGCTTTCTTTAAACATAGCTGCAACAAGACTGATATTGATGAGGGGCGACATGGGCACAGAGGCAGCAGGAAAGGTTATCAAATCATTTGGCGAGTTTGTTGTCGGCGGCAACTTTATTGTTGGCTTTGTCATATTTTTCATTCTTATTATTATAAATTTTGTTGTCATAACAAAAGGTGCAGGAAGAATTGCAGAAGTCTCAGCAAGATTTACACTCGATGCGATGCCTGGTAAGCAGATGAGCATCGATGCAGATTTGAATGCAGGTCTCATTGATGAAACAGAGGCAAGGAGGCGCAGACAAGAAATAAGCAGGGAGGCTGATTTTTATGGGGCAATGGATGGTGCAAGTAAATTTGTTAGGGGAGATGCCATTGCAGCCATAATTATAATGGTTATTAACATAATAGGCGGTTTTCTTATCGGTGTTTTGCAGAAAGGAATGCCACTTGCTGATGCTGCAAAGACTTATACAATCCTGACTATAGGTGACGGACTTGTTGCACAAATACCTGCCCTGATTACATCCACAGCAGCAGGTATTATTGTGAGCCGTGCTGCTACAGAGGCTAACTTAGGTGCAGAGGTCGTAAAACAGTTACTGGTAAATCCAAAGGCACTGGGAACCGCTGCCGGCATACTGGCGTTTTTTGGTCTTATTCCCGGTCTGCCTCATGTACCATTTCTGATGCTTGCAACTATTACAGGGACAGGAGCATATTTTTTGAGCAAGGCAGTTAAAGGAGAAGAGGTTGCTACACCTGCACCTGAAGAGGCAATGCCCCCAGAGACACTTGAATCATTGCTGCCGCTTGATCCCCTTGCACTTGAGATAGGTTATGGTCTTATCCCTCTCGTGGAAGAAGGCGGCCCGCTTCTGACGAGAATCAAGGCGATCAGAAAGCAGATGGTAACGGACATGGGTTTTATTGTCCCGCCTGTTCATATAAAGGATAACTTATCATTAAAACCAAATCAGTATTCTATTCTCATAAAGGGTGTCGAGGTTGCATCTGCTGAGGTAATGGTCAATAAATATCTTGCTATAGCATCTGGAGCAGAAAGGACAAAGGTAGAGGGTATTCCAACAAAAGACCCTACATTCGGATTGCCTGCTCTCTGGATAGATGAAAGAGATGTAGAAAGGGCACAGTTATCAGGTTACACAGTTGTGGATGTGCCGTCTGCTATTACAACACATCTTACAGAGGTTATAAGGAACTATGCCCACGAATTACTTGGCAAGCAGGATGTACAGAAATTGTTGGATAATCTTTCTAAGACACAGCCAAAGGTTGTTGAAGATCTCGTTCCTAATCTTTTGAATCTTGGTGCTGTCCAGAAGGTATTACAGAATCTTCTCAGAGAAAGGGTCTGCATAAGGGACCTGCAAACAATACTCGAGACATTGTCTGATTATGCAAATGTCACTAAAGATACAGATGTTCTTACAGAATATGTGAGACAGGCACTGGCACGTAGCATAACAAAACAGTTGCAAAATCCTGATGGTTCTGTATCAGTAATATTGATAGATCCAAGAGTCGAGCGTCTGATTATCGAGGCAGTGCAGACAACACCACAGGGGTCATATCTTGCACTTGACCCTGTTATAACTGATAAGGTTATTGAAGGCATACGAAGGAGTTTTGAAGAAGGTATACAGAAGGGATACCAGCCTGTGCTTTTATGTTCTCCTGCAATAAGGAGGTTTGTGAAGAAACTCTCAGAACGTGTTTCCTCAAGCATAATGGTTGTATCGCATGGTGAAATAGCGCAGGGTACAAAGGTTTACTCGATAGGAACAATAAAGATAGAGTAG
- the flhB gene encoding flagellar biosynthesis protein FlhB produces MPEEFEERTEQATPRRRQKAREKGEIPRSRELTGIIPLWVVFLYLSFGGFMFTSLLTYLRTSLKRGFEISLNEVSFMDIFKTDIMNAALIMAPFLGTMLFVIVIVHFLQTGFLLSPAPLSPDINRINPLEGIKKFFNLNTVFETVKGVLKVIVLGLIIYFLIKKELMNLPLLVDMDVQSIMFFSFNQIRRLLLIAAIVLTIFAVADFAYQRWQFERNLRMTKQEIKEEYKEVEGDPRVKARIRSLQREMARKRMMQEVPKADVVITNPTHFAVALKYDSSKMGAPTVVAKGANIIAEKIKEIAVKNNVPVFEDKPLARTLFKLNIGQEIPETLYRAVATILANVYKLKKQKTENR; encoded by the coding sequence ATGCCTGAAGAGTTTGAAGAGCGAACAGAACAAGCAACGCCCCGAAGGCGACAAAAGGCCAGGGAAAAAGGTGAAATACCCCGAAGTAGAGAACTTACTGGGATTATACCTTTATGGGTGGTATTTCTATATCTCTCATTTGGTGGCTTTATGTTTACTTCTTTACTTACATATCTGAGGACATCTTTAAAAAGGGGATTTGAGATTTCTTTGAATGAAGTTTCATTTATGGATATATTTAAGACGGATATAATGAATGCAGCATTGATAATGGCTCCATTTTTAGGCACCATGCTTTTTGTTATTGTGATTGTGCATTTCTTGCAAACAGGTTTTTTGCTTTCACCTGCTCCTTTGAGCCCTGATATTAATAGAATTAATCCTCTTGAAGGGATAAAAAAATTTTTTAATCTCAATACTGTCTTTGAGACAGTGAAGGGTGTTCTCAAGGTTATTGTTTTGGGTCTTATTATCTATTTTCTCATAAAAAAGGAACTTATGAATCTCCCTCTACTTGTAGATATGGATGTGCAGTCTATTATGTTTTTTTCATTCAATCAAATAAGAAGGCTTTTACTTATTGCTGCTATTGTCCTGACTATTTTTGCTGTTGCTGATTTTGCATATCAGAGATGGCAATTTGAACGAAATCTTAGAATGACTAAACAAGAAATAAAGGAAGAGTACAAAGAGGTAGAGGGTGATCCTCGTGTTAAGGCGCGTATAAGGAGCCTCCAGAGAGAAATGGCACGGAAGAGGATGATGCAGGAGGTTCCCAAGGCAGATGTGGTCATAACAAACCCTACACATTTTGCTGTAGCATTGAAATATGACTCTTCGAAAATGGGTGCTCCAACGGTTGTTGCAAAAGGAGCAAATATCATAGCAGAGAAGATAAAGGAAATTGCTGTAAAAAATAATGTGCCTGTTTTTGAGGATAAGCCGCTTGCAAGGACTTTATTCAAGTTGAATATCGGACAGGAGATTCCAGAAACACTCTATAGGGCAGTAGCAACAATACTTGCGAATGTGTATAAACTGAAAAAACAAAAGACAGAAAACAGATGA
- a CDS encoding flagellar biosynthetic protein FliR: MELYNLINTYAEKFIPVFIRIAVMLSFIPFIGARMTPMMVRVGIAVALTLLLLPVVNVNIENPVRSIFEAFFVGSAIGLTARIILGAVETAAQWMSIEMGIGVAAVFNPMFGEQIGPLSLFYTFVSMGLFFMLDMHHYFIEAIVRSFDMSSIQYKGIFDSIIKLNSILFPLALKIAAPIILVQVLINLAMGFLSRALPQANIFFISFPLLITSGIIFMALSLPFVLMVVSKAFVNVKDAIMVFTR, encoded by the coding sequence ATGGAACTTTATAACTTGATAAACACATATGCTGAAAAATTTATCCCTGTATTTATAAGGATTGCTGTTATGCTTTCTTTTATCCCATTTATCGGGGCGAGAATGACACCAATGATGGTAAGGGTAGGAATTGCTGTTGCACTGACATTACTGCTTTTGCCTGTTGTGAATGTGAATATAGAGAATCCTGTAAGGTCAATTTTCGAGGCATTTTTTGTTGGTTCTGCAATAGGTCTCACAGCAAGAATAATTCTCGGTGCTGTTGAAACAGCAGCCCAGTGGATGAGCATAGAAATGGGAATCGGCGTGGCGGCTGTTTTTAATCCTATGTTTGGTGAGCAGATCGGCCCTTTGAGCCTTTTTTATACATTTGTTTCAATGGGGCTTTTTTTTATGCTCGATATGCATCACTATTTTATCGAGGCTATTGTGCGCAGCTTTGATATGAGCAGTATCCAGTATAAAGGGATATTTGACTCCATTATAAAACTTAATTCTATTTTGTTTCCGCTGGCACTTAAAATAGCAGCTCCTATTATTCTTGTTCAGGTATTGATTAATCTTGCCATGGGTTTTCTTTCAAGGGCACTGCCGCAGGCAAATATATTTTTTATAAGTTTTCCTCTTCTTATCACTAGCGGGATTATTTTTATGGCTCTGTCATTGCCGTTTGTATTGATGGTTGTTTCAAAGGCCTTTGTAAATGTAAAAGATGCAATAATGGTCTTTACGAGGTAA
- the fliQ gene encoding flagellar biosynthesis protein FliQ, translating to MTTELLNQVSRQTFETILLVGGPVLLVSLVIGVLISIFQAITQLQEMTMTFVPKIIAVFLTLLIALPWMVKVLVGFTRSIFENIPMYVR from the coding sequence ATGACTACAGAGTTATTAAATCAGGTATCAAGGCAGACATTTGAGACCATTCTGCTTGTGGGGGGGCCTGTGCTGCTTGTTAGCCTCGTTATTGGTGTGTTGATAAGTATATTTCAGGCAATTACACAACTGCAAGAAATGACAATGACCTTTGTGCCAAAGATAATAGCTGTGTTTCTTACATTGCTTATTGCACTGCCGTGGATGGTTAAGGTGCTGGTCGGGTTCACAAGGAGTATTTTCGAAAACATACCGATGTATGTGAGGTGA
- the fliP gene encoding flagellar type III secretion system pore protein FliP (The bacterial flagellar biogenesis protein FliP forms a type III secretion system (T3SS)-type pore required for flagellar assembly.), whose translation MFSVFCPLFSFAAPAPPPPAGGGFLGLTTPLELLLFLTLLSILPAILVMTTCFTRIVVVLSFLRQALGTPQVPPTQVIIGLSLFITLFVMSPVIDRIYADAYQPYTKKEINAEEALNRAGVPLKEFMLKQTREKDLALFFKMSKSERPATPMDLPMRVVIPAFAIGELKKAFEIGFLIFLPFLVIDMVVASVLLSMGMMMLPPIMVSMPFKLLLFVLVDGWDLLIGSLVGGYR comes from the coding sequence CTGTTTTCTGTCTTCTGTCCTCTGTTTTCCTTTGCTGCACCTGCACCTCCTCCGCCTGCTGGTGGGGGATTCCTTGGCTTAACTACCCCCCTTGAATTGCTTTTATTTCTCACACTGCTTTCTATACTACCTGCGATCCTTGTTATGACCACATGCTTTACAAGAATTGTTGTTGTTCTTTCTTTTTTGAGGCAGGCACTTGGAACTCCGCAGGTTCCTCCCACACAGGTAATAATTGGTCTGTCCCTTTTTATTACTCTTTTTGTCATGTCACCTGTTATTGACAGGATTTATGCTGATGCTTACCAGCCTTATACAAAAAAAGAGATAAATGCAGAAGAAGCACTTAACAGGGCAGGAGTTCCATTGAAGGAATTTATGCTAAAACAGACGAGAGAAAAAGACCTCGCACTTTTCTTTAAAATGTCTAAATCTGAAAGACCTGCAACACCTATGGATCTACCAATGAGGGTTGTTATTCCTGCCTTTGCAATTGGGGAGCTTAAAAAGGCATTTGAGATAGGTTTTCTCATATTTTTGCCATTCTTAGTTATTGACATGGTTGTAGCAAGTGTGTTGCTAAGTATGGGTATGATGATGCTCCCTCCTATTATGGTTTCCATGCCTTTTAAATTGCTTTTATTTGTCCTTGTTGATGGCTGGGATCTATTAATAGGTTCACTTGTTGGAGGATATAGATGA
- the fliM gene encoding flagellar motor switch protein FliM, producing MEDILSQEEVDALLKGIAEGAVETEKVEEVSGIKPYDFTGQEKIVRGRMPSLDIANERLARNFRLSLSAAIRRMVDVTNVNVNITKFYDFMRGVPFPSSINVFKMEPLRGFGLLVFDAPMIFSLIEFFFGGTGKGYYKPEGREFTPIEQKIIHKVVMMFFNDMEEAWKPIYPIVPTYVRSEMNPQFVTIVTPVDVVIKVEFVLEIEGKQCRAFLCIPYGTVEPIKEKLYSAFSADRDELDIKWLERLKERLKEIPVTVTGRLGDTRVTVQNVLDMKVSDVIILNRRVDEDIDILVEGTPKFKGRFGIYKGSYALKITKVIAHGS from the coding sequence ATGGAAGACATTCTATCACAAGAAGAAGTTGATGCGCTGCTAAAAGGAATAGCAGAGGGCGCTGTAGAGACCGAGAAGGTAGAAGAGGTCTCGGGCATAAAGCCCTATGACTTTACAGGACAGGAGAAGATAGTCAGGGGGAGAATGCCTTCCCTTGATATTGCAAACGAAAGGCTTGCGAGGAATTTTCGTCTGTCCCTGTCTGCTGCCATCCGTCGCATGGTTGATGTGACCAATGTAAATGTCAATATTACCAAGTTTTATGATTTTATGCGTGGTGTTCCTTTTCCATCGAGTATAAATGTTTTTAAGATGGAACCTCTGAGAGGATTTGGTCTTTTAGTATTTGATGCACCAATGATATTTAGTCTTATTGAATTCTTTTTTGGTGGCACAGGCAAGGGCTATTACAAGCCTGAAGGCAGAGAGTTTACCCCAATAGAGCAGAAGATAATACATAAGGTAGTGATGATGTTCTTCAATGATATGGAAGAGGCATGGAAGCCTATTTATCCAATAGTGCCCACATATGTGCGTTCTGAAATGAATCCCCAGTTTGTCACTATTGTAACTCCTGTGGATGTGGTGATAAAGGTTGAATTTGTCCTCGAGATCGAGGGCAAACAGTGTCGTGCATTTCTTTGTATTCCGTATGGAACAGTAGAACCGATAAAAGAAAAGCTTTACAGTGCATTTTCTGCTGACAGGGATGAACTTGATATAAAATGGCTTGAAAGACTGAAAGAAAGGCTCAAAGAGATTCCTGTAACAGTAACAGGCAGACTTGGAGATACACGGGTTACTGTCCAGAACGTGCTTGATATGAAAGTATCTGATGTAATAATACTCAATCGAAGAGTGGATGAGGATATTGACATACTTGTTGAGGGAACCCCGAAATTTAAGGGACGATTTGGTATTTATAAAGGCTCATATGCGCTAAAAATAACGAAAGTAATAGCTCATGGCTCATAA
- a CDS encoding flagellar basal body-associated FliL family protein, with amino-acid sequence MVDEKEEKLEGEEEGQEPKKKKGKNLVLIIIIAVAVLAGGAGAFFFFTKSGGGKEHKTEETKAQAEGVTFALEPFVVNLSDPTGTRFLKVSLQLELAGPAVMEKAKAKTPQIRDAIITLLTSKTSDALISPEGKLQLKDEINLRINQVLGENSVKNVYLTDFVMQ; translated from the coding sequence ATGGTTGATGAGAAAGAAGAAAAGTTAGAGGGCGAAGAAGAAGGACAGGAGCCAAAAAAGAAAAAAGGGAAGAATTTGGTTTTGATTATTATTATTGCAGTTGCTGTTCTGGCTGGTGGTGCAGGTGCATTTTTCTTTTTTACAAAATCAGGTGGTGGTAAGGAACATAAAACAGAGGAGACAAAAGCTCAAGCTGAAGGGGTAACTTTTGCTCTCGAACCATTTGTCGTTAATCTCAGCGATCCGACAGGAACAAGATTTTTAAAGGTCTCTTTGCAACTTGAGCTTGCCGGGCCTGCTGTTATGGAAAAGGCAAAGGCAAAGACTCCACAGATAAGGGATGCAATTATCACGCTTCTTACAAGCAAGACATCTGATGCCCTTATCTCACCCGAAGGAAAACTTCAACTCAAGGATGAGATAAATCTAAGGATTAACCAAGTGCTTGGAGAAAATTCAGTAAAAAATGTATATCTTACGGATTTTGTAATGCAATAA
- a CDS encoding flagellar hook protein FlgE, which translates to MGMLTSLFTGVSGLSANGQGLSVVGDNIANSNTVGFKGSRTVFADILSSSLGGGSAFQIGRGAFIQNVQAVFGQGTLETSSNPLDMAIEGDGFFILKDTSGTQYYTRAGQFTLDKDGNIVNPEGLLLQGKLLTGTQAGQVSTINVASLNSPPNQTSSVEIAANLNSATTAKDPLSGTADSFTIDASNQTLVVDIGGTPYTISVATGTYDGAGLATAIQTALNSAPIPVADRDFTVDYTAGADGRPPKFVISKAAGTFTPEWGNTDTTIEQILGFRSVTPAAAAASFTADYVATGFDPNKASTTSDFSTSITIYDSLGYGHLVTVYFRKTAESVDLDGTGSETTTGNRWHWYALVQAADSTQGQVQVGSQGYIEFDTDGRLVRDVQQYGVSPGAFDFTGGVTQAQAISFDFGTGTAAGGSGRDKTTQYGSANSVIFQTQDGYASGSLKSLTVDNTGTMVGAFTNGQTLKIAEIYLARFISPTMLTKQGRNLFTESAASGSPIIGSPNTSGRGRVMASSLETSNVDLAEEFVRMIAFQRGFQANTRVITTTDDMLTELMQIKR; encoded by the coding sequence ATGGGAATGTTGACATCGCTTTTTACAGGTGTAAGTGGTCTTAGTGCAAACGGACAGGGATTGTCTGTTGTTGGTGATAATATTGCTAATTCCAATACAGTGGGATTTAAGGGTAGCAGGACGGTCTTTGCAGATATCCTGAGTTCTTCACTCGGTGGAGGCAGTGCCTTTCAGATTGGAAGGGGTGCATTTATTCAGAATGTCCAGGCTGTGTTTGGTCAGGGCACACTGGAGACATCTTCAAATCCACTGGACATGGCAATCGAGGGAGATGGATTTTTTATTCTTAAGGATACTTCAGGTACTCAGTACTACACGAGGGCAGGGCAGTTTACACTTGACAAAGACGGTAATATAGTCAATCCAGAAGGATTGCTACTTCAGGGGAAGCTACTTACAGGAACACAAGCAGGGCAGGTAAGCACTATAAATGTGGCATCTTTGAATAGTCCTCCAAATCAGACAAGCAGTGTTGAAATAGCTGCAAACCTGAATTCAGCAACCACTGCAAAAGACCCACTTAGTGGTACAGCAGATTCATTTACTATTGATGCATCAAATCAAACCCTTGTGGTTGACATAGGAGGAACTCCTTATACTATAAGTGTTGCAACTGGTACTTATGACGGAGCAGGACTTGCAACTGCAATTCAAACTGCTTTGAATTCTGCGCCCATACCAGTTGCTGATCGTGATTTTACAGTGGATTATACTGCAGGTGCTGATGGAAGACCACCAAAATTTGTGATATCCAAAGCCGCTGGTACATTTACGCCTGAGTGGGGAAATACAGATACGACAATTGAGCAGATTCTTGGTTTTAGGTCTGTTACACCTGCGGCTGCGGCTGCTTCATTCACAGCAGATTATGTTGCAACTGGTTTTGATCCAAACAAGGCATCTACTACATCTGATTTTTCAACATCCATTACTATATATGATTCCCTTGGTTATGGTCATTTAGTTACAGTCTATTTTAGAAAAACTGCAGAATCTGTTGATCTTGACGGTACAGGATCAGAGACCACCACAGGAAACAGATGGCACTGGTATGCCCTTGTGCAGGCAGCAGATAGTACACAAGGACAGGTTCAAGTTGGCAGTCAGGGATATATCGAATTTGATACAGACGGAAGACTTGTAAGGGATGTTCAGCAGTATGGAGTTTCTCCCGGTGCCTTTGACTTCACAGGTGGTGTAACACAAGCACAGGCTATAAGTTTTGATTTTGGAACAGGTACTGCAGCAGGTGGCAGTGGAAGGGATAAAACAACCCAGTATGGTTCTGCAAACTCTGTTATATTTCAGACGCAAGACGGCTATGCATCAGGTAGCCTTAAAAGCCTTACTGTTGACAATACAGGTACAATGGTCGGGGCATTCACCAACGGGCAGACGCTTAAGATTGCAGAGATTTATCTTGCAAGGTTTATATCCCCTACCATGCTTACAAAACAGGGTAGAAATCTTTTTACAGAATCAGCCGCATCAGGCAGCCCGATTATAGGCTCTCCTAACACATCTGGAAGGGGTAGGGTTATGGCAAGCTCCCTTGAGACATCAAATGTGGATCTTGCAGAGGAGTTTGTAAGGATGATTGCGTTTCAGCGTGGCTTTCAGGCAAATACGAGGGTTATTACCACTACAGACGATATGCTCACAGAATTAATGCAGATTAAGAGGTAA